One halophilic archaeon DL31 genomic region harbors:
- a CDS encoding hypothetical protein (KEGG: hla:Hlac_3208 hypothetical protein) translates to MPSLEPDLEDVPNRVSLHTDPGPGYAKRYRTLLEAQEALGATSKTEGILAACQHADADRRIIVPQSELNSHLLQGVYM, encoded by the coding sequence ATGCCGTCCTTAGAACCCGACCTCGAAGACGTGCCGAACCGTGTGAGCCTCCATACCGACCCCGGCCCGGGCTACGCGAAACGGTATCGGACGCTCCTCGAGGCTCAGGAGGCGCTCGGCGCGACCTCCAAAACGGAGGGCATCCTCGCAGCGTGCCAGCACGCCGATGCTGATCGGAGAATAATAGTACCGCAATCAGAACTTAATTCGCATCTGCTACAGGGGGTTTATATGTGA